The DNA sequence TCTGCCTTTAAGGAGCTGGAGACAGCCATCGCTCGCTTCAAGCCCTACGGTGTCGCTTTTGCCGATGCCTGCTTCGGGATGAGACCGGGCTGGCGCAAGGAATTCCTCCGCCTGCTTGCTGACTCCAAACCCCGCGCCTGGATTGTCATTGAGACTCGCCCCGAATATATTGATGACGAAGATATCGAGCTGTTCGCGCAGTTCAAGACCGAGATACAATTCGGCGTCGAAAGCTGCTCGCCCGAAATGCTGCTTCTAATGAAAAAGACCCGACAGCCCGATAAATTTCTGGAGCGTTTCCGCGAAGTCAGTCATAAGTTATCGGCCCGCGGCGTTCTCCACCGGGCAAATCTTATCTTTAATCATCCCGGCGAAACCCGGAAAACTCTTGAAGAAACCTATGGTTTCATCGACCGTGAACTGGAGAATCGGAATTCTTACCTTATGTGGGCCGCCCACGGCTATATGCATTTTCCCGGTTGTGAACTCGATTCCAATAAAGCATATTATGAGAAGAATTTCGGAAGCCGCTTCCTTCGGCCCGAATGGTGGAAGGAGAATGACGACCAGTACTATGCCAGCATGCAGTTTATTCCTTCATCTGACCTGGGGGAAGAGAATCGCGGTCTCTGGGAGAAGATGATGGCGGATAGAAGAGAGAAACTGAAATCAGCCCTTGCCCCGCGAGCCTTCCGCTTTGCCGCCAACAAGTATTTCCTCGACTGGAAAGTCGACCCCCGCTATGAAGAAGTTTAGCCGGCTTTGGGGATATCTCAAACCTTACTGGCATCTGGAGCTGCTCGCCTTTCTGGTGATGGCTCTCCTGGCCGGATTGGCTCTGGTTCTCCCCGGCTCTGTTCAGTATTTGATTGATGACCTCATTCCTTCGTTGACCGAACAGCCCAATGCCTCCGACAATTTTCGCAAAGTCATCTACTTCGGCCTCTTTCTGGTCGGTATCTATCTGGCTAATGTC is a window from the Candidatus Zixiibacteriota bacterium genome containing:
- a CDS encoding radical SAM protein, whose protein sequence is MESKAPSIYLVYPSCFYYPDWMEKVEMKTSQLLLASFLSRYYPVEYADFEYAIGRPNSVVQIKRFERKVRDLFENCRHNILAISCWTSLSYQATLTISRIWRELYPDRLIIVGGYHASARPDEFLTANNLIDYVICGEGELALKEIADAFVAAGRPPATTVIKAPSVREDNFVGYNWDIVDRFMSEYFPNGPGNIYLYLSRGCPFGCSFCMEPLKDRKWRAYTPESAFKELETAIARFKPYGVAFADACFGMRPGWRKEFLRLLADSKPRAWIVIETRPEYIDDEDIELFAQFKTEIQFGVESCSPEMLLLMKKTRQPDKFLERFREVSHKLSARGVLHRANLIFNHPGETRKTLEETYGFIDRELENRNSYLMWAAHGYMHFPGCELDSNKAYYEKNFGSRFLRPEWWKENDDQYYASMQFIPSSDLGEENRGLWEKMMADRREKLKSALAPRAFRFAANKYFLDWKVDPRYEEV